Below is a window of Paraburkholderia azotifigens DNA.
TTTTCGACGCGTGCCAGCGCATCGCGGGCGCGCGCCAGTTCGGCATTGAAATCGTCGAGTGCGGCGCGCCGAACGAGTTGCGGATTTTCGTCCAGCAGATACTCGGTGACCGTTTCGAGCAGATTACGGCCCGTGCGCAGCGCGTGATCGCCGACCGTGCGCGCCACCGACGCGATGCGCCATGCCGGCCCGTCGCCGACGAGCTTCGCCAGATCTTCCTCGGGCTCCCAGCGCAGATGCTCGGCGAGCTTCGCGATCACGGTAGCGAACTCGGCGTCGCCCTCGATCTTTACATGCTTCATCACGGCTGCCTGACCGCCTTGCACGAACGCGGGAACAGCGTCCGAAGGCACGGCGACCGTGACGTCGAACGCCTGCGCTTCGCTTTCGTCGACGGCGCTCAGATAACCGTCCGGCTGGACCAGCAGGATCAGTGTGATGGGAGGACACGACAGCCGTGCAGTCTTGCCGGCATACGGGGTGAGACGTTCGCGCGCCCACGATTCGCGAGCGAGCAAATGGTTGACGGCAGCAGCGAAGGGCTTGGCGGCAAGGGTCATCGGCAGTGGAAAGAGAAAACCCGCGCCGGCGACTGCCGACGCGGGTTCCTATTGTAACGTCCGTTCGCTGCGAGCCTGACTCAGCCGAACGGCTAATCCTTTACGGATTAGTGAAGATTCACTTGCTGGATGCCCGCGAGCAGCCAGCCTTCGCCAGTGCGCTTCGAGAGGTTCCAGATTTCTTCGAACGGTTCCGCCGAGCCGCCCGACGTTTCGCGGATCAGACCATGGAAGCGCACGCTCGCCAGGTATTCGCTGCCGCGGTCCTCGACGCCCAGCAGATCGGCGTCCAGCTTCACGACGTCGGTCTGGTTCTTGTCGGCGCCACGCGAACTCAGGTCGACCCGCACTTCGGCGAACATTTCGGGCGTCGTGAATTCGCGGATGTCGTCCATGTTGCCCGCGTCCCACGCGGCCTGAAGGCGCACGAAGTAAACCTTCGCGTTGCGCAGGAAGGCTTCCGAATCGAAACCCGCCGGCACGGCCGGTGTGGCGGCGACATCGGGCGTAGTCAGCGGATTGACTTGCGGCCCGAGGTACGAACCCGTGGGAGGCGCCGTATAGCGCGGCTCCTGCGAGTAGCCGGTGCCGCCCGCGTTCAGGGTCGGCGAGCCGCCTGCATAGGCGGGCGACTGCGCGTCGCGCTTGCGGCCGACGAACTTGCGGATCAGCCAGATGGCGACGAACGCGATCAGCGCGATCACGATCAGGTTCGACATCATGCCGGCGAAGGCTTCACCCAGGCC
It encodes the following:
- a CDS encoding ubiquinone biosynthesis accessory factor UbiJ, producing the protein MTLAAKPFAAAVNHLLARESWARERLTPYAGKTARLSCPPITLILLVQPDGYLSAVDESEAQAFDVTVAVPSDAVPAFVQGGQAAVMKHVKIEGDAEFATVIAKLAEHLRWEPEEDLAKLVGDGPAWRIASVARTVGDHALRTGRNLLETVTEYLLDENPQLVRRAALDDFNAELARARDALARVEKRIERLEQKVEARGAGAPGGAATSRGTR
- a CDS encoding Tim44 domain-containing protein, coding for MSDSNPSSRCKVKRSWARRIGLIAMVGLISVGTLASLDAEAKRMGGGRSIGRQSNVTQPSQQAAPSPSPSPGAPSQAMQQQRPATPPPTPAAQPNRSRWLGPIAGLAAGLGIAALLSHFGLGEAFAGMMSNLIVIALIAFVAIWLIRKFVGRKRDAQSPAYAGGSPTLNAGGTGYSQEPRYTAPPTGSYLGPQVNPLTTPDVAATPAVPAGFDSEAFLRNAKVYFVRLQAAWDAGNMDDIREFTTPEMFAEVRVDLSSRGADKNQTDVVKLDADLLGVEDRGSEYLASVRFHGLIRETSGGSAEPFEEIWNLSKRTGEGWLLAGIQQVNLH